The following coding sequences lie in one Polluticoccus soli genomic window:
- the murD gene encoding UDP-N-acetylmuramoyl-L-alanine--D-glutamate ligase: MDTHTNKRLVVLGAAESGIGAALLGKQQGWDVFVSDGGNIKEQYKKTLQDAQIAFEEGGHTLDKILNAEVLVKSPGIPEKVEIMKKVRAAGIEVCSEIEFGYRYKGDSKIIAITGSNGKSTTTKLTHHLLTDAGYDAALVGNIGYSFARQIAERPAEWYVMEISSFQLDDIHQFRPDVAVLLNITPDHLDRYDYKFENYIASKFRIAENQRPQDYFIINKDDQVITNYLTTHSIKSHPIKFTMSEQLQTKEGGYISGNDMHIQFGGEDLNMSIHDLALKGKHNQSNSMAAGISARIAGIRKEKIRESFSSFEGLEHRLEFVATVRGVDFINDSKATNVNSVWFALESMTKPTILILGGQDKGNDYNEIMELVEEKVKAIVCMGIDNAPIHAAFEGKVGSIVDTKSAVEAVQAAYSLADKGDAVLLSPACASFDLFKNYEDRGTQFKAAVHEL; the protein is encoded by the coding sequence TTGGACACACACACAAATAAACGACTGGTTGTTCTTGGTGCTGCTGAGAGTGGTATCGGTGCTGCGCTGCTGGGTAAACAGCAGGGTTGGGATGTGTTTGTGAGCGACGGTGGCAACATCAAGGAACAGTATAAAAAAACACTGCAGGATGCGCAGATAGCATTTGAAGAAGGCGGCCACACGCTGGATAAGATATTGAATGCTGAGGTGCTCGTGAAGAGTCCCGGTATTCCTGAGAAGGTGGAGATCATGAAGAAGGTGCGTGCGGCAGGTATTGAAGTGTGCAGCGAGATAGAATTTGGATACAGGTATAAAGGCGATAGCAAGATAATAGCCATTACGGGTAGTAATGGCAAGAGCACAACGACGAAGCTGACGCATCACTTGCTGACAGATGCAGGGTACGATGCGGCGCTGGTAGGCAACATAGGTTACAGCTTTGCCCGGCAGATAGCAGAAAGACCGGCAGAATGGTATGTGATGGAGATAAGCAGCTTTCAGCTGGATGATATTCACCAATTCAGGCCCGACGTGGCAGTGCTGCTGAATATCACACCCGATCACCTGGATAGGTATGATTACAAGTTTGAAAACTACATAGCATCAAAATTCCGTATCGCCGAAAACCAACGACCACAAGACTATTTTATCATTAATAAAGACGACCAGGTAATTACTAACTATCTCACAACCCATTCTATTAAATCACACCCAATCAAATTTACGATGAGCGAACAACTACAAACGAAAGAAGGTGGATACATCAGCGGTAATGATATGCATATTCAATTCGGCGGCGAAGATCTGAATATGTCAATTCACGACCTGGCATTAAAAGGAAAGCACAATCAATCTAACAGCATGGCAGCAGGTATTTCGGCACGTATCGCAGGTATCCGTAAAGAGAAGATCAGGGAGAGCTTTAGTTCGTTTGAAGGCCTGGAGCACAGGTTGGAGTTTGTGGCAACTGTACGCGGGGTGGATTTCATCAATGATAGTAAAGCAACCAACGTAAACTCAGTATGGTTTGCGCTGGAAAGTATGACCAAGCCAACCATTTTGATACTGGGTGGCCAGGATAAAGGAAATGATTATAACGAGATCATGGAACTGGTCGAGGAGAAAGTAAAGGCCATCGTATGCATGGGGATCGACAATGCACCTATACATGCTGCGTTTGAAGGTAAAGTGGGTTCAATAGTAGATACAAAGAGTGCAGTAGAAGCAGTGCAAGCTGCTTATTCGCTGGCTGACAAAGGTGATGCAGTGTTGCTGTCGCCGGCATGTGCCAGCTTCGATCTGTTCAAGAATTACGAAGACAGGGGCACGCAGTTCAAAGCTGCTGTGCACGAACTATAA
- the ftsA gene encoding cell division protein FtsA: MNTKEQPIIVGLDIGTTKVVAIAGRKNEFGKLEILGFGRAESTGVSHGVVMNIEQCIRSIEQAIDKCIQSNPNLQIKEVYVGIAGQHIKSLQTRGDRVRSRTDEEINKEDIDLLVRDQYKTYIPAGDQIIDIVPQEFTVDNTPSVLDPIGMSGVKIGANFHIITGDRNAIRNIKRCVDKSQLITRDLVLQPLASAAAVMNDEDLEAGVAIVDIGGGTTDMAVFYDGILKHTAVIPYAGVNITNDIRNGLGVLRAQAEQMKVQFGTALAEEANANAYITIPGLRGLPPKEISVKNLAHIIQARMQEILDYVVYHLKQIDLDKRLYGGIILTGGGAQLKHIIQLTEYVTGLGARIGLPNEHLAGGHNDAMMNPMYSTCIGLILRGYHDFENGRMRFIGEGGNYMHISEEQMKPVVTEMKQQAAEVEEEEDTEASEAAQQKQQRRNEKMKSLFDGLKGKFMSFFEEVEDQEIE; this comes from the coding sequence ATGAACACAAAAGAGCAACCCATCATTGTCGGCCTCGACATCGGAACTACCAAAGTGGTAGCCATTGCCGGGCGCAAGAATGAATTTGGAAAACTGGAGATCCTTGGCTTCGGACGGGCGGAGTCAACGGGTGTGAGCCACGGTGTGGTAATGAACATCGAACAATGTATCCGTTCTATCGAACAGGCGATAGATAAGTGCATCCAGTCGAACCCCAACCTCCAGATCAAAGAGGTGTATGTGGGTATAGCCGGACAGCACATCAAGAGCCTGCAGACACGCGGCGACAGGGTTCGTTCTCGCACCGACGAAGAGATCAACAAAGAAGACATTGACCTGCTGGTGCGCGACCAGTATAAAACTTATATCCCTGCCGGCGACCAGATCATCGATATCGTGCCGCAGGAGTTTACGGTAGACAATACGCCAAGCGTATTGGATCCGATAGGTATGAGTGGCGTGAAGATCGGCGCCAACTTCCATATCATCACCGGAGACCGCAACGCGATACGCAATATCAAGCGTTGTGTTGACAAGTCGCAGCTCATTACCCGTGACCTGGTGCTGCAACCACTGGCGTCTGCAGCCGCAGTAATGAACGACGAAGACCTGGAAGCAGGTGTTGCTATAGTTGACATTGGTGGTGGTACTACCGATATGGCCGTATTCTATGACGGTATCCTGAAACACACAGCCGTGATACCTTATGCAGGTGTGAACATCACCAACGATATCCGTAACGGTCTTGGTGTATTACGCGCACAGGCGGAGCAAATGAAAGTGCAGTTTGGTACGGCGCTGGCTGAAGAAGCCAATGCGAATGCATACATCACCATCCCTGGCCTGCGTGGTTTGCCACCGAAAGAAATATCGGTGAAGAACCTGGCGCACATCATACAAGCGCGTATGCAGGAGATACTGGACTACGTGGTGTATCACCTGAAACAAATAGACCTGGATAAACGTCTCTATGGCGGTATCATCCTTACAGGTGGTGGTGCTCAGTTGAAACACATCATTCAGTTGACGGAATATGTAACCGGTCTTGGTGCACGTATCGGTCTGCCGAACGAACACCTGGCTGGTGGACACAATGACGCCATGATGAACCCGATGTACTCAACCTGTATCGGTCTGATACTGCGCGGTTATCATGACTTCGAGAACGGACGTATGCGTTTCATTGGCGAAGGTGGCAACTACATGCACATCAGCGAAGAGCAAATGAAACCTGTGGTAACTGAAATGAAACAGCAGGCTGCAGAGGTAGAAGAGGAAGAAGACACAGAAGCATCGGAAGCTGCACAGCAAAAACAACAAAGGCGCAACGAGAAGATGAAGAGCCTGTTCGACGGACTCAAAGGAAAGTTCATGAGCTTCTTTGAGGAAGTAGAAGACCAGGAAATAGAATAA
- a CDS encoding FtsW/RodA/SpoVE family cell cycle protein — protein MKKIFQKTKGDQVIWAVVLILSFISLLAVYSSTGTLAYRMDKNASYYLVKQLLVLGLGLMIIYWVHKVNYTKFAKIAVLLYMISLPLLVYTLFFGAKINEGSRWIKLPVINLTFQSSDLAKLALFMFLARLLSMKQGVIKDFKKGFIPVLVPVGLTCILIAPANLSTALMLGLTCCILFFIGRVDVKHIALLAFGGLIGVILLFTISKATGFGRAATWEKRIEDFVGSDKDGVEKEDVYQVLQAKIAIANGGVTGMGPGNSMQRNYLPEAYSDFIFSSIIEEYGLIGAAVLICLYLLFLWRSILIFRRCPYAFGAFLAVGLSITLVFQAMLNMAVNVHLVPVTGLTLPLVSMGGSSIWFTSIAIGVVLSVSRYVDENEGKIKAEKAIAEEPAENEEEKEAAAKPRTRKPKVAVS, from the coding sequence ATGAAGAAGATATTTCAAAAGACGAAAGGAGACCAGGTGATCTGGGCGGTAGTACTGATACTATCGTTCATCAGCCTGCTCGCTGTGTACAGCTCCACTGGTACGCTTGCTTATCGCATGGATAAAAATGCGAGTTACTATTTAGTGAAACAATTATTGGTACTCGGCCTTGGCCTGATGATCATTTACTGGGTGCACAAAGTGAACTATACCAAGTTTGCTAAAATAGCGGTGCTGTTATATATGATCAGCCTGCCGTTGCTTGTGTACACGCTGTTCTTCGGCGCCAAGATCAATGAAGGTTCACGTTGGATCAAGCTGCCGGTTATTAACCTTACGTTCCAGAGCTCGGATCTTGCCAAGCTGGCGCTGTTCATGTTCCTGGCGAGGTTGCTGAGCATGAAGCAAGGTGTGATCAAAGATTTCAAGAAAGGGTTTATCCCGGTGCTGGTGCCTGTAGGCCTTACCTGCATACTCATTGCCCCGGCCAACCTGTCTACAGCCTTGATGTTGGGTCTTACCTGCTGTATCCTGTTTTTCATTGGCAGGGTAGATGTAAAGCACATTGCTTTGCTGGCCTTTGGAGGATTGATCGGTGTGATACTGCTCTTTACAATATCTAAAGCAACCGGTTTTGGCCGTGCGGCAACCTGGGAAAAACGTATTGAAGATTTCGTTGGTAGTGATAAGGATGGCGTAGAAAAAGAAGATGTATACCAGGTGTTGCAGGCGAAGATCGCCATTGCAAACGGAGGAGTTACAGGTATGGGGCCTGGCAATAGCATGCAGCGTAACTACCTGCCTGAGGCGTATTCAGACTTTATCTTTTCGAGCATCATCGAAGAGTATGGACTGATAGGTGCGGCGGTGCTGATATGTTTATACCTGCTGTTCCTGTGGCGAAGCATTTTGATATTCAGAAGATGTCCTTATGCGTTCGGGGCCTTCCTGGCAGTTGGTTTGAGTATCACCCTGGTGTTCCAGGCCATGCTGAATATGGCGGTGAACGTACACCTCGTACCGGTTACGGGTCTGACGCTGCCACTGGTGAGCATGGGTGGTTCTTCTATATGGTTCACCAGTATCGCGATAGGTGTTGTGTTGAGCGTGAGTCGCTATGTAGACGAGAATGAAGGAAAAATAAAAGCAGAAAAGGCAATAGCAGAAGAACCTGCAGAAAACGAAGAGGAAAAAGAAGCAGCAGCAAAACCAAGAACAAGAAAACCGAAAGTAGCTGTATCGTAA
- the murG gene encoding undecaprenyldiphospho-muramoylpentapeptide beta-N-acetylglucosaminyltransferase, whose translation MRVIIAGGGTGGHIFPAVAIAHALQRLQPDTELLFVGALGKMEMEKVPQEGFKIVGLDIAGFNRSNMLKNLMLPFKIFKSHLKAKSIIKEFQPNAVVGVGGFASFPMLNAAQSMGVPTLVQEQNSYAGKSNKILGKKAKAVCVAYEHMEKFFPADKLILAGNPVRKVISGSTVSRSEGQAFFKLDPNRKTILIVGGSLGAKSINEAIDAGLADLTKGDVQLVWQTGKPYFEQAKKAAEPYGDKVRVFEFIRDMDKAYAAADMIVSRAGALAIAEMCIAAKPVIFVPYPYAAEDHQTSNAMALVEHNAAQMVKDNETKTELVKKIKALLHNASMQEIMQQSLKKMAIKDADERIAAKIIEIAA comes from the coding sequence ATGCGCGTTATAATAGCAGGTGGTGGCACAGGGGGGCATATATTTCCCGCTGTGGCTATAGCGCATGCTTTGCAGCGCCTGCAGCCTGATACAGAGCTATTGTTTGTAGGTGCGCTGGGTAAGATGGAAATGGAGAAAGTGCCGCAGGAAGGTTTTAAGATAGTAGGGCTAGACATAGCAGGGTTTAACCGAAGCAATATGCTGAAGAACCTGATGCTTCCGTTCAAGATATTCAAGAGTCATTTGAAAGCTAAGAGCATTATTAAAGAGTTTCAGCCGAATGCTGTGGTGGGTGTTGGTGGTTTTGCCAGCTTCCCAATGCTGAATGCTGCACAGTCGATGGGCGTACCTACGCTGGTGCAGGAGCAGAACTCTTATGCCGGTAAAAGCAACAAGATACTCGGCAAAAAGGCTAAAGCGGTTTGTGTGGCTTATGAGCACATGGAGAAATTCTTCCCTGCCGATAAGCTGATACTGGCAGGTAACCCGGTGAGAAAAGTGATCTCGGGCTCGACCGTGAGTAGAAGCGAAGGGCAGGCTTTTTTCAAACTGGATCCAAACCGTAAAACAATATTGATAGTAGGTGGTAGCCTTGGTGCCAAGTCTATCAACGAAGCGATAGACGCAGGGCTGGCAGACTTGACCAAGGGAGACGTGCAGTTGGTGTGGCAGACAGGTAAGCCATATTTCGAACAAGCGAAGAAAGCAGCTGAGCCTTATGGTGATAAAGTGAGAGTGTTCGAGTTCATCCGCGACATGGATAAAGCTTATGCGGCGGCCGATATGATCGTGTCACGCGCGGGTGCTCTGGCCATAGCTGAGATGTGCATCGCAGCAAAGCCGGTGATCTTCGTTCCGTATCCGTACGCGGCTGAAGACCACCAGACGAGCAATGCGATGGCTTTGGTCGAGCACAATGCAGCACAGATGGTGAAAGACAACGAAACAAAAACTGAACTGGTAAAGAAAATAAAAGCACTCCTGCACAATGCATCGATGCAGGAGATCATGCAGCAGAGTTTGAAGAAGATGGCGATCAAAGATGCAGATGAAAGGATAGCGGCAAAAATCATTGAAATAGCAGCGTAA
- the mraY gene encoding phospho-N-acetylmuramoyl-pentapeptide-transferase, with protein MLYYLFTYLREHFGMFGAGVFYYITFRTAMAIMLSLFITTVWGKQMINYLQRKQIGETVRDLGLEGEKTKRGTPTMGGLIILSGILIPTLLFSRFINVYVILMIVSTVWLGVVGFLDDYIKVFRKNKEGLAGRFKILGQIGLGLIIGLTMYYNDNVVVTRQVIEGQPIIQNETEEIISKPYTRKDETGTNIKYVTIKSETTTIPFVRSHELSYAEVASWISEGAVKTLAPIIYVLFVIFIIVAVSNGANITDGIDGLATGTSAIIGLCLGVFAYVSGNYIFAQYLGIMHIPNLGELSIFIGAFVGACVGFLWYNAYPAQVFMGDTGSLALGGIIASLAIIVRKELLIPIICGIFLVENLSVLLQVAYFKHTKKKYGEGRRIFLMSPLHHHYQKLGYHESKIVTRFWIICIILAILSIVTLKLR; from the coding sequence ATGTTATACTATTTGTTTACATACCTGCGTGAGCACTTCGGCATGTTCGGAGCGGGGGTGTTTTACTACATCACCTTCCGCACGGCGATGGCTATCATGCTCTCGTTGTTCATCACTACGGTGTGGGGCAAGCAGATGATCAACTATCTGCAGCGTAAGCAAATAGGCGAAACTGTGCGCGACCTGGGCCTTGAAGGTGAAAAGACCAAACGCGGTACGCCAACTATGGGCGGACTCATTATTCTCTCCGGTATCCTGATACCGACACTATTGTTCTCGCGTTTTATCAATGTGTACGTGATCCTGATGATCGTGTCGACAGTGTGGCTGGGCGTGGTTGGGTTCCTGGATGATTACATAAAGGTGTTTAGGAAGAATAAGGAAGGTCTTGCTGGTCGTTTCAAGATATTGGGTCAAATAGGCCTGGGCCTGATCATTGGTCTGACCATGTATTACAACGACAACGTAGTAGTAACCCGCCAGGTGATAGAAGGGCAGCCAATTATTCAAAATGAGACGGAGGAGATCATCTCTAAGCCTTACACGCGTAAAGATGAGACTGGTACTAATATCAAATACGTAACAATTAAAAGCGAGACCACCACTATTCCATTCGTTCGCTCGCACGAACTGAGTTATGCGGAAGTGGCATCGTGGATAAGTGAAGGTGCTGTGAAAACACTGGCTCCGATCATTTACGTACTGTTCGTCATCTTCATTATTGTGGCTGTATCGAACGGTGCGAATATCACAGATGGTATTGACGGCCTGGCAACAGGAACGTCGGCTATAATTGGTTTGTGCCTAGGCGTGTTTGCTTATGTGTCGGGTAACTACATTTTTGCCCAGTACCTCGGCATCATGCACATCCCTAACCTCGGCGAGCTGTCGATTTTTATTGGTGCATTTGTTGGTGCGTGTGTAGGATTCTTATGGTACAATGCCTACCCGGCGCAAGTATTCATGGGGGATACCGGTAGTCTTGCATTGGGTGGTATCATCGCTTCGCTCGCCATCATCGTAAGAAAAGAGCTGCTGATACCTATTATATGCGGCATCTTCCTGGTGGAGAATCTGTCGGTGCTGTTGCAGGTAGCTTATTTCAAGCATACCAAGAAGAAATATGGCGAAGGCCGGAGGATCTTCCTGATGTCGCCGCTGCATCACCACTATCAAAAATTAGGTTATCACGAAAGTAAAATAGTAACACGATTCTGGATCATCTGTATCATACTGGCGATACTAAGCATTGTAACATTAAAGCTGCGATAA
- a CDS encoding cell division protein FtsQ/DivIB: MSVKRKISIRKILQLFVTITVTTGSVMAILSASSVQKQKKVAGIDIRIKNSQYHFIDREQVMEMLQQERNMDLSNIRLNKINVHQLESVLDANPWVADAQVYVDAKQYLHVWITQRVPVARLFEQDGNSYYLDETLKAMPLSSKYSHYTTVVTNVPVLKDDSLGNALKAQVVSLVKFIDKDSFWNAQVSQVIMTDDRKFELVPVLGNHRILFGDTTLMEDKFSNLFAFYKRVLNRIGWDKYETLDVRYAGQLVASPALEWKKPADKMMSNMDWVKSIIGNEAAPSYSDTPNIVITNTIVNVTAQTPVPAKPAAQPVQAAVITKPVPVVAAAKVVTAPAKPVPQQVKVLPMAKAAPIPQPVKAVAKAPVKPAVQPIAKPTVKPAAQPAKAVVAKKPVPQQAKVVAKVPAKPAAQPAKATVAKKPVTQPAKVVAKTPAKPVQKTKTPLAAKATTAAKNIKTTKAPVKQVAQKIEPKKPAEKPTAQTTVKTRAVEAPKVDKKEKNTKEKQTTEKSPKYIYQGN, from the coding sequence ATGAGCGTAAAGCGTAAAATATCGATCCGCAAAATATTGCAGCTGTTCGTTACCATAACGGTGACAACAGGCAGCGTCATGGCAATACTCAGCGCTTCTTCTGTACAAAAGCAGAAGAAAGTAGCCGGCATCGATATCCGCATCAAGAACAGCCAGTACCATTTCATAGACCGCGAGCAGGTGATGGAAATGCTGCAGCAGGAGCGGAATATGGACCTGTCGAATATCAGGCTGAACAAGATCAACGTACACCAGCTGGAAAGCGTGCTGGACGCCAATCCTTGGGTGGCGGATGCACAGGTTTACGTGGATGCAAAACAATATCTACATGTGTGGATAACTCAGCGCGTTCCGGTAGCCCGTTTGTTTGAACAGGATGGCAATAGTTATTATCTTGACGAAACTCTAAAGGCGATGCCTTTATCCAGCAAATACAGCCACTATACTACAGTGGTGACCAATGTTCCGGTGTTGAAAGATGATAGCCTTGGCAACGCGCTGAAGGCCCAGGTGGTGTCTCTCGTAAAATTCATAGACAAAGACAGTTTCTGGAATGCCCAGGTGTCGCAGGTGATCATGACCGACGACAGAAAATTTGAGCTGGTGCCAGTACTTGGCAACCACCGCATCCTCTTCGGCGATACGACGCTGATGGAAGATAAGTTCAGTAATCTGTTCGCCTTCTACAAAAGAGTGCTCAACAGGATAGGCTGGGATAAATACGAAACACTGGATGTCCGGTATGCAGGTCAGCTGGTGGCTTCTCCCGCCCTCGAGTGGAAAAAGCCTGCCGACAAGATGATGAGCAATATGGATTGGGTGAAGAGCATCATCGGCAACGAAGCAGCGCCTTCTTACTCGGATACGCCAAATATTGTCATCACCAATACGATAGTGAATGTGACAGCGCAGACACCAGTGCCAGCTAAGCCGGCAGCACAACCTGTACAGGCTGCTGTGATCACTAAGCCTGTGCCAGTAGTTGCAGCTGCGAAAGTTGTTACAGCGCCAGCTAAACCAGTGCCACAACAAGTGAAGGTACTGCCTATGGCAAAAGCTGCGCCAATACCACAGCCTGTAAAGGCAGTCGCTAAAGCGCCGGTAAAACCAGCGGTTCAGCCAATAGCTAAACCCACAGTGAAGCCTGCAGCGCAACCTGCAAAAGCTGTCGTTGCTAAGAAGCCAGTGCCGCAGCAAGCAAAAGTTGTAGCTAAAGTACCTGCAAAACCAGCAGCACAACCTGCAAAAGCTACGGTAGCTAAGAAGCCAGTAACACAACCGGCAAAGGTTGTAGCAAAAACTCCGGCAAAACCTGTACAAAAAACGAAAACGCCGCTGGCTGCAAAAGCAACCACCGCTGCAAAAAACATCAAGACAACAAAGGCACCTGTTAAGCAGGTAGCTCAGAAAATAGAACCTAAGAAACCGGCAGAGAAACCTACTGCGCAAACCACCGTGAAAACACGCGCTGTAGAAGCACCGAAGGTTGATAAGAAAGAGAAAAACACAAAAGAGAAACAAACAACAGAGAAGTCGCCTAAGTATATATACCAGGGCAACTAA
- the murC gene encoding UDP-N-acetylmuramate--L-alanine ligase, with amino-acid sequence MNVQELKRVYFVGIGGIGMSALARFFNERGAVVKGYDRTETELTKKLAEEGMEIHYTDDVALLDKEAELVVYTPAIPKEHTEFNWYKDNGYPVYKRSDVLQWISEKMFAVTVGGTHGKTTISTMTAYLLRETGYGCNAFLGGVSVNYGKNYWSSDNQTAVIEADEYDRSFLKLRPDIAVLTAMDADHLDIYGTVEELEKAFIQYTQNIKSGGTLLVKHGLEKAHALKAPNTITYSLQNDAAGVYAANIVQKEGGYIYDVIGSDWKIEGVRLPIGGMHNVENSVAAIAVTQLLEIDGEKVKAALAGFKGIKRRFEYIVKTEKMVYIDDYAHHPEELAALIASAKRLFPGRKCVVAFQPHLFSRTRDLADGFAHSLDMADEVILLDIYPARELPMEGVTSQMIAGRMGNPSHTILSKEGLLKYVEAAPLSLFITAGAGDIDKLVDPIKQILESK; translated from the coding sequence ATGAACGTGCAGGAATTGAAACGGGTTTATTTTGTGGGTATCGGTGGCATCGGTATGAGTGCGCTTGCGCGCTTCTTTAACGAGCGCGGTGCCGTAGTGAAGGGTTATGACCGCACTGAAACTGAGCTGACGAAAAAGCTGGCCGAAGAGGGTATGGAAATACACTATACCGATGATGTAGCCCTGCTGGACAAAGAAGCCGAACTGGTGGTGTATACCCCTGCTATTCCTAAAGAGCATACAGAATTCAATTGGTATAAAGACAACGGTTATCCGGTATACAAACGCAGCGACGTGTTGCAGTGGATATCTGAAAAGATGTTTGCGGTGACCGTTGGTGGAACTCATGGTAAGACGACCATCTCAACTATGACCGCCTACCTGCTGCGTGAAACAGGATATGGCTGTAATGCTTTCCTGGGTGGGGTTTCGGTGAATTATGGCAAAAACTACTGGAGCAGCGATAACCAAACTGCCGTGATCGAAGCGGACGAGTATGATCGTAGTTTTTTAAAGCTCCGTCCTGATATAGCTGTGTTAACAGCAATGGATGCCGACCACCTGGATATCTACGGTACGGTAGAGGAGTTGGAGAAAGCGTTCATTCAATATACACAAAACATTAAGAGCGGTGGCACATTGTTGGTGAAACATGGGTTAGAAAAGGCGCATGCTTTGAAAGCACCTAATACTATCACCTACAGCCTGCAAAACGATGCAGCGGGAGTATATGCAGCCAACATAGTTCAGAAAGAAGGCGGCTATATCTATGATGTTATTGGCTCTGATTGGAAGATAGAAGGTGTACGCCTGCCGATAGGCGGAATGCATAATGTTGAGAATTCAGTTGCGGCTATCGCCGTTACCCAGCTTTTAGAAATAGATGGAGAAAAAGTAAAAGCCGCGCTTGCCGGATTCAAAGGCATTAAGCGCAGGTTTGAGTATATCGTGAAGACCGAAAAGATGGTGTATATAGACGACTATGCACACCATCCCGAAGAGTTAGCGGCACTTATTGCCAGTGCTAAGCGCCTGTTTCCCGGCCGTAAATGCGTGGTTGCATTCCAGCCGCATCTGTTCAGTCGTACCCGCGACCTGGCAGATGGCTTTGCGCACAGCCTGGACATGGCCGACGAGGTGATACTGCTGGACATCTACCCTGCGCGCGAGCTGCCTATGGAAGGCGTAACCTCGCAGATGATCGCTGGCAGGATGGGTAACCCGAGCCATACGATACTATCGAAAGAAGGATTGCTGAAATACGTTGAAGCCGCGCCGCTGAGCCTGTTCATTACAGCAGGCGCCGGTGATATAGATAAACTGGTAGACCCCATCAAACAGATACTGGAAAGTAAATGA